The Miscanthus floridulus cultivar M001 chromosome 17, ASM1932011v1, whole genome shotgun sequence genome has a window encoding:
- the LOC136518679 gene encoding classical arabinogalactan protein 9-like isoform X1, whose protein sequence is MSHPRKPPRSPSSTRSGERIPDHQVAAMEPDPVAAAGASSSPPPPSDHQIAAMESDPAAAGASSSPPPSDHRIAAMESDPVAAGASSSSPPPSPAPATSPPSSPAPAASPPRQTRDDDERGAVECADPGGDLNPAPPLLPQQDTGSVSSSRRKQQMASRVCCVPLTVGKLFAVEDATVGSDVEQEEEAKKEAMAGAGEALRSFMEVRAPLDANSWPWRFGIL, encoded by the exons atgtctcatCCTCGCAAGCCTCCCCGATCCCCCAGCTCAACGAGATCCGGCGAGCGAATCCCCGACCACCAGGTCGCAGCGATGGAGCCGGATCCGGTCGCCGCGGCGGGGGCGtcttcctcgccgccgccgccctccgacCACCAGATCGCAGCGATGGAGTCGGATCCGGCCGCCGCGGGGGcatcctcctcgccgccgccctccGACCACCGGATCGCAGCGATGGAATCGGATCCGGTCGCCGCGGGggcgtcctcctcctccccgccgcccTCACCAGCGCCGGCCACGTCCCCGCCGTCCTCACCAGCGCCGGCCGCGTCCCCGCCGCGGCAAACGCGAG ATGACGATGAGCGGGGAGCGGTGGAGTGCGCGGATCCCGGGGGAGACCTGAATCCCGCGCCGCCGCTGTTGCCTCAGCAGGATACAGGTTCGGTCTCTTCGTCTAGACGCAAGCAGCAGATGGCCAGTAGGGTTTGCTGCGTCCCTCTCACGGTGGGGAAATTGTTCGCAGTTGAGGACGCCACGGTGGGCAGCGATgtcgagcaggaggaggaggcaaAGAAGGAGGCGATGGCAGGAGCAGGGGAGGCTCTCCGCAGCTTCATGGAGGTGAGAGCTCCTCTGGATGCCAATTCGTGGCCGTGGCGATTTGGAATTCTCTAG
- the LOC136518679 gene encoding classical arabinogalactan protein 9-like isoform X3, protein MSHPRKPPRSPSSTRSGERIPDHQVAAMEPDPVAAAGASSSPPPPSDHQIAAMESDPAAAGASSSPPPSDHRIAAMESDPVAAGASSSSPPPSPAPATSPPSSPAPAASPPRQTRVEDATVGSDVEQEEEAKKEAMAGAGEALRSFMEVRAPLDANSWPWRFGIL, encoded by the exons atgtctcatCCTCGCAAGCCTCCCCGATCCCCCAGCTCAACGAGATCCGGCGAGCGAATCCCCGACCACCAGGTCGCAGCGATGGAGCCGGATCCGGTCGCCGCGGCGGGGGCGtcttcctcgccgccgccgccctccgacCACCAGATCGCAGCGATGGAGTCGGATCCGGCCGCCGCGGGGGcatcctcctcgccgccgccctccGACCACCGGATCGCAGCGATGGAATCGGATCCGGTCGCCGCGGGggcgtcctcctcctccccgccgcccTCACCAGCGCCGGCCACGTCCCCGCCGTCCTCACCAGCGCCGGCCGCGTCCCCGCCGCGGCAAACGCGAG TTGAGGACGCCACGGTGGGCAGCGATgtcgagcaggaggaggaggcaaAGAAGGAGGCGATGGCAGGAGCAGGGGAGGCTCTCCGCAGCTTCATGGAGGTGAGAGCTCCTCTGGATGCCAATTCGTGGCCGTGGCGATTTGGAATTCTCTAG
- the LOC136518679 gene encoding classical arabinogalactan protein 9-like isoform X2 translates to MSHPRKPPRSPSSTRSGERIPDHQVAAMEPDPVAAAGASSSPPPPSDHQIAAMESDPAAAGASSSPPPSDHRIAAMESDPVAAGASSSSPPPSPAPATSPPSSPAPAASPPRQTRDDDERGAVECADPGGDLNPAPPLLPQQDTVEDATVGSDVEQEEEAKKEAMAGAGEALRSFMEVRAPLDANSWPWRFGIL, encoded by the exons atgtctcatCCTCGCAAGCCTCCCCGATCCCCCAGCTCAACGAGATCCGGCGAGCGAATCCCCGACCACCAGGTCGCAGCGATGGAGCCGGATCCGGTCGCCGCGGCGGGGGCGtcttcctcgccgccgccgccctccgacCACCAGATCGCAGCGATGGAGTCGGATCCGGCCGCCGCGGGGGcatcctcctcgccgccgccctccGACCACCGGATCGCAGCGATGGAATCGGATCCGGTCGCCGCGGGggcgtcctcctcctccccgccgcccTCACCAGCGCCGGCCACGTCCCCGCCGTCCTCACCAGCGCCGGCCGCGTCCCCGCCGCGGCAAACGCGAG ATGACGATGAGCGGGGAGCGGTGGAGTGCGCGGATCCCGGGGGAGACCTGAATCCCGCGCCGCCGCTGTTGCCTCAGCAGGATACAG TTGAGGACGCCACGGTGGGCAGCGATgtcgagcaggaggaggaggcaaAGAAGGAGGCGATGGCAGGAGCAGGGGAGGCTCTCCGCAGCTTCATGGAGGTGAGAGCTCCTCTGGATGCCAATTCGTGGCCGTGGCGATTTGGAATTCTCTAG